The following are from one region of the Amia ocellicauda isolate fAmiCal2 chromosome 1, fAmiCal2.hap1, whole genome shotgun sequence genome:
- the syncrip gene encoding heterogeneous nuclear ribonucleoprotein Q isoform X1 has protein sequence MATEHINGNGTEEPMDTTAAVTHSEHFQTLLEAGLPQKVAEKLDEIYIAGLVAHSDLDERAIEALKEFNEEGALQVLLQFKDSDLSHVQNKSAFLCGVMKTYRQREKQGTKVSDSNKGPDEAKIKALLERTSYTLDVTTGQRKYGGPPPESVYSGGQPTIGTEIFVGKIPRDLFEDELVPLFEKAGPIWDLRLMMDPLSGLNRGYAFVTFCTKEAAQEAVKLCNNNEIRPGKHIGVCISVANNRLFVGSIPKSKTKEQIVEEFGKVTEGLNDVILYHQPDDKKKNRGFCFLEYEDHKTAAQARRRLMSGKVKVWGNVVTVEWADPIEDPDPEVMAKVKVLFVRNLASTVTEELLEKTFSQFGKLERVKKLKDYAFIHFDERDGAVKALDEMNGKDLEGEHIEIVFAKPPDQKRKERKAQRQAAKTQMYDDYYYYGPPHMPPPARGRGRGGRGGYSYPPDYYGYEDYYDYYGYDYHNYRGGYEDPYYGYEDFQGAGRGRGGRGGRGAAPARGRGAAAPRGRVGFSQRGGPGSARGARGTRGGAQQRGRGVRGARGGRGGNVGGKRKADGYNQPDSKRRQTNNQNWGSQPIAQQPLQGGDHSGNYGYKSENQEFYQDSFGQQWK, from the exons ATGGCCACAGAACATATTAATGGAAATGGTACAGAAGAACCAATGGACACCACTGCTGCAGTTACCCATTCTGAACACTTCCAGACTTTATTAGAAGCTGGTTTACCACAGAAAGTTGCTGAAAAACTAGATGAAATTTACATAGCAG GCTTGGTAGCACATAGTGACCTAGATGAAAGGGCAATCGAAGCATTGAAAGAGTTTAATGAAGAAGGTGCTCTGCAAGTTCTACTGCAGTTTAAGGACAGTGATCTGTCACATGTTCAG AACAAAAGTGCCTTTCTTTGTGGAGTAATGAAGACctacagacagagggagaaacAGGGGACCAAAGTGTCAGATTCCAATAAAGGACCAGatgaagcaaaaataaaa GCCTTGCTGGAAAGAACAAGCTACACTCTTGATGTGACTACAGGTCAGAGGAAATATGGTGGTCCCCCTCCAGAATCTGTGTACTCAGGGGGTCAGCCAACTATAGGTACAGAG ATTTTTGTTGGCAAAATTCCCCGGGATTTGTTTGAAGATGAGCTGGTGCCGCTGTTTGAGAAGGCTGGGCCTATTTGGGACTTGCGTCTCATGATGGATCCCCTCAGTGGATTGAACAGGGGGTATGCCTTTGTCACTTTCTGCACTAAAGAAGCCGCTCAGGAGGCAGTAAAACTG TGTAATAACAATGAAATCCGCCCTGGAAAACACATCGGCGTGTGCATCTCTGTAGCCAATAACAGACTGTTTGTTGGTTCTATCCCCAAGAGTAAAACAAAAGAGCAGATTGTGGAAGAATTTGGAAAAGTCACAG AGGGTCTTAATGATGTTATACTGTACCATCAGCCAGATGACAAGAAAAAGAACAGAGGATTTTGCTTCTTGGAATATGAAGATCATAAAACAGCTGCTCAGGCGAGGCGCAGGCTAATGAGTGGAAAAGTAAAAGTTTGGGGCAATGTTGTGACTGTAGAGTGGGCTGATCCCATTGAGGATCCTGACCCGGAGGTCATGGCAAAA GTGAAAGTGCTGTTTGTCCGAAACCTTGCAAGTACAGTAACGGAAGAATTACTTGAAAAGACCTTTAGCCAGTTTGGCAAATTGGAGCGAGTAAAGAAACTGAAAGACTATGCTTTCATCCACTTTGACGAAAGAGACGGTGCAGTGAAG gCCTTAGATGAAATGAATGGAAAAGACCTGGAAGGAGAACACATTGAAATAGTTTTTGCAAAGCCACCAGACCAGAAGAGAAAGGAACGCAAGGCTCAACGACAAGCTGCTAAGACTCAGAT GTATGATGATTACTATTACTACGGCCCCCCCCACATGCCACCGCCTGCAAGAGGCAGAGGTCGGGGAGGTAGGGGAGgttattcctaccctcccgatTACTACGGCTATGAAGATTACTATGACTACTATGGCTATGACTACCACAATTACCGCGGTGGATACGAAGACCCTTACTATGGCTACGAAGACTTTCAAGGTGCTGGTAGAGGAAGAGGGGGTAGAGGTGGAAGGGGGGCCGCCCCAGCCAGAGGCCGAGGAGCTGCTGCTCCTAGAGGCAGGGTGGGTTTCTCCCAGCGTGGTGGTCCCGGATCAGCCAGAGGTGCCCGTGGTACCAGAGGAGGCGCTCAGCAAAGAGGCCGCGGGGTACGTGGTGCGAGGGGTGGCCGCGGTGGAAATGTAGGAGGAAAGCGCAAAGCTGATGGGTACAACCAGCCAGATTCCAAGCGGCGCCAGACCAATAATCAGAACTGGGGCTCTCAACCCATTGCTCAGCAACCGCTCCAAGGTGGTGATCATTCTGGTAACTATGGTTACAAATCTGAAAACCAGGAGTTTTATCAGGATTCTTTTGGGCAACAATGGAAGTAG